One genomic window of uncultured delta proteobacterium includes the following:
- the mutS gene encoding MutS2 protein, with protein MCATFWQPADSMDSRALTLLELPKVLGYLAEKAVSEAGKAACLALRPQNEVAAVRKAGAWFAQGRIWKAKTGFILPAFLSLDGVLAYLESPLALLDIDALWGLRQTLVPAKELLASLEETDAPDGESQWPLLAERARSFAFPHQSIAALVRCLADDGRLRDEASPELLLARGGIRSLHQTCARRVREFIQQNNLEQFLQDDFMTLSSDRYVLPLKTNFKGRLQGVIHDYSQTGETCYFEPVFLMEVNNRLQELKQEEREAEIKVLQYLTGLIQGELPAIRDVYALLTDMDVTLAAAALADVYGGVAVEFGEEEPVALHNACHPLLFLQHKAGPKTSPSPIPVDILLKREQRALIISGGNAGGKTVSLKTLGLTALMGMCGLPVPVAPGSTLPLWRDMHVFIGDEQSLEDHVSTFTAQIRNLSKAWDAVGAHSLVILDEFGAGTDPAQGAALAQAVVDGLLDAGAYVLAATHFPALKAYALSREGVRAASVLFDPKSKKPLFRLAYDQVGASQALDVAKEHGLPDPILRRAEQYLLLDGADTSSLIDRLNALAVEREKELSGLEAERKKLHDKRTRLDEKFAKEREELFGRIQADAQHVLREWKMSRISHKQALKELSKARKDLLAEAGAAQPQEVPAAQGASASEYFPGMTVRYTAWDKNGTVLEVDSRRKKVRLDLSGVTVWVDMADCVPTQAKERSAGVPHVPAQAAPGKYASGNSVRLDLRGMRADIAITELERFLDAAIMNGRTELEILHGRGTGALRREVHAFLKNYPPAASFAVAPEDQGGDGVTCIVLK; from the coding sequence TTGTGCGCGACGTTCTGGCAGCCGGCTGATTCCATGGATTCACGGGCTCTGACGCTTCTTGAGCTGCCCAAGGTGCTTGGCTACCTTGCGGAAAAAGCTGTTTCCGAAGCCGGTAAAGCGGCTTGTCTCGCTCTGCGCCCGCAAAACGAGGTTGCCGCCGTCCGCAAGGCGGGCGCCTGGTTCGCGCAGGGACGCATCTGGAAGGCCAAAACCGGGTTCATTCTCCCCGCGTTCCTCAGCCTTGACGGCGTTCTGGCCTACCTTGAATCCCCCCTTGCGCTTCTGGATATCGACGCTCTCTGGGGCTTGCGCCAGACGCTTGTTCCCGCGAAGGAGCTTTTGGCGTCTCTGGAAGAGACCGATGCGCCGGACGGCGAATCGCAGTGGCCGCTGCTCGCGGAGCGGGCGCGTTCCTTTGCGTTCCCGCACCAGAGTATTGCCGCGCTCGTCCGTTGCCTCGCGGACGACGGGCGGCTGCGCGACGAAGCCTCGCCCGAGCTGCTCCTCGCTCGCGGGGGTATCCGTTCCCTGCACCAGACCTGCGCCCGCAGGGTCAGGGAGTTCATCCAGCAGAACAACCTGGAGCAGTTTCTCCAGGACGATTTCATGACCCTGTCCTCGGACAGGTACGTGCTGCCCTTAAAGACAAACTTTAAGGGACGGCTCCAGGGCGTTATCCACGATTACTCGCAAACCGGTGAAACCTGCTATTTCGAACCCGTGTTCCTGATGGAAGTGAACAACCGGCTCCAGGAATTAAAGCAGGAGGAACGCGAGGCGGAGATCAAGGTCCTGCAGTACCTGACCGGCCTGATACAGGGAGAGCTGCCCGCCATCCGCGACGTATACGCGCTGCTGACGGATATGGACGTCACCCTTGCGGCCGCGGCGCTTGCGGACGTTTACGGCGGCGTTGCCGTCGAATTCGGTGAGGAAGAGCCCGTCGCTCTGCATAACGCCTGCCACCCCCTGCTGTTTTTGCAGCATAAGGCCGGGCCGAAAACGTCGCCGTCGCCCATTCCCGTGGATATTCTGCTCAAAAGGGAACAGCGGGCCCTCATCATCAGCGGCGGCAACGCGGGCGGCAAGACGGTCAGCCTCAAAACGCTCGGCCTCACGGCGCTCATGGGCATGTGCGGCCTGCCTGTCCCGGTGGCGCCCGGCAGCACCTTGCCCTTGTGGCGGGATATGCACGTTTTTATCGGTGACGAGCAGAGTCTGGAAGATCACGTCTCCACCTTCACCGCCCAGATCCGCAATCTTTCAAAGGCCTGGGACGCCGTAGGCGCGCACAGCCTGGTCATTCTCGATGAATTCGGCGCGGGCACGGACCCGGCCCAGGGCGCGGCCCTGGCGCAGGCCGTTGTGGACGGGTTGCTCGATGCCGGGGCCTACGTCCTGGCTGCCACCCATTTCCCGGCCTTGAAAGCGTATGCGCTGTCCCGTGAAGGCGTTCGCGCCGCGTCCGTGCTGTTCGATCCCAAATCGAAAAAACCTCTGTTCCGCCTGGCCTATGACCAGGTGGGCGCCAGCCAGGCGCTCGACGTCGCCAAGGAACACGGCCTGCCGGATCCCATCCTGCGCCGGGCCGAACAATACCTGCTCCTGGACGGCGCGGACACGAGCAGCCTCATCGACAGGCTCAACGCCCTGGCCGTGGAGCGGGAGAAGGAACTTTCCGGTCTTGAGGCCGAGCGCAAAAAGCTGCACGACAAGCGGACCCGGCTGGACGAAAAATTCGCCAAGGAACGGGAAGAACTTTTCGGCCGCATCCAGGCGGACGCCCAACACGTTCTGCGGGAATGGAAAATGTCCCGGATCAGCCACAAACAGGCCTTGAAGGAACTTTCCAAAGCCCGCAAAGACCTGCTGGCGGAAGCAGGCGCGGCGCAGCCGCAAGAAGTCCCTGCGGCGCAGGGGGCCTCTGCGTCTGAATATTTCCCCGGCATGACGGTGCGGTATACGGCATGGGACAAGAACGGCACCGTGCTCGAGGTGGACAGCCGCCGGAAAAAGGTGCGGCTGGATCTTTCCGGGGTCACCGTCTGGGTGGACATGGCGGATTGCGTCCCCACCCAGGCAAAGGAACGCAGCGCCGGAGTGCCGCACGTTCCCGCCCAGGCCGCGCCGGGAAAATACGCCTCCGGCAACAGTGTACGCCTTGACCTTAGAGGCATGCGTGCTGATATTGCTATAACGGAACTTGAACGTTTTCTGGATGCCGCTATAATGAATGGCCGCACGGAATTGGAAATTTTGCACGGACGGGGTACCGGGGCTTTACGCCGCGAAGTCCACGCCTTTTTGAAAAACTACCCGCCGGCGGCTTCCTTTGCCGTCGCCCCTGAAGATCAGGGAGGCGACGGGGTGACATGCATTGTGTTGAAATAG